In Anaerolineales bacterium, one DNA window encodes the following:
- a CDS encoding deoxyguanosinetriphosphate triphosphohydrolase, translated as MFFTRQQLEEIEDKSLAPYGMRSRDTRGRAYLDGEPEYRSSFQRDRDRILHTTAFRRLEYKTQVFINFEGDHFRTRLTHTLEVAQIGRTLARALGGNEDLVEAICLAHDLGHSPFGHSGEIALARLMKDYGGFDHNKQSLRIVTELEQRYPEFPGLNLTWEVREGIVKHESEYDISDARDYSPDLRGNLETQIANVADELAYTTHDLDDGLRSGMINPQILEGVALWEVLRETFNWRGAVLGDMERHRMIRHLVGTMVTDMLQATNARIKDSKVNTASDIQKLKHNIIGYSEEMQRRNRELKDLLYTKLYRHYRVVRMQVKAEHIISDLFHAYRTEPAMLPDHVQFFIEKRGLERTICDYIAGMTDRYAIEEHQKLFNPFERP; from the coding sequence ATGTTTTTTACACGCCAACAACTTGAAGAGATCGAAGACAAAAGCCTTGCGCCCTATGGGATGCGGAGCAGGGACACGAGGGGACGCGCCTATCTGGACGGTGAGCCCGAATACCGCAGCTCCTTTCAACGCGACCGCGACCGCATCCTGCACACAACCGCATTTCGCAGACTGGAATACAAGACCCAGGTCTTTATCAACTTCGAAGGCGACCACTTCCGAACCCGCCTCACCCACACACTGGAGGTTGCCCAGATCGGCCGTACATTGGCCCGCGCCTTGGGCGGGAATGAGGACCTCGTCGAAGCCATTTGCCTCGCCCATGATCTTGGCCACTCCCCCTTTGGACATTCCGGTGAAATCGCGCTTGCGCGGCTGATGAAAGACTACGGCGGATTCGACCACAACAAACAATCCCTGCGCATCGTCACGGAACTGGAACAGCGCTACCCCGAGTTCCCGGGGTTAAACCTTACCTGGGAAGTGCGCGAGGGAATAGTCAAGCACGAATCAGAATACGACATTTCGGACGCACGGGATTACAGTCCCGATCTTCGCGGCAACCTCGAAACGCAGATCGCCAACGTTGCCGATGAACTTGCCTACACCACGCATGACCTTGATGATGGCCTGCGCTCTGGAATGATCAATCCGCAAATCCTCGAAGGCGTTGCCCTGTGGGAGGTCCTGCGCGAGACGTTCAACTGGCGCGGTGCAGTTCTGGGCGATATGGAACGGCATCGCATGATCCGTCACCTTGTCGGCACCATGGTCACTGACATGCTTCAGGCAACCAACGCCCGCATCAAGGATAGCAAGGTCAACACTGCATCAGATATCCAAAAACTAAAGCACAACATTATCGGCTATAGCGAAGAGATGCAGCGGCGAAACCGTGAGTTGAAAGACCTGCTTTACACCAAACTCTACCGCCACTACCGCGTGGTGAGGATGCAGGTCAAAGCCGAACATATCATTTCGGACCTGTTCCATGCCTACCGAACCGAACCGGCCATGCTTCCCGACCATGTTCAATTTTTCATCGAAAAACGCGGACTGGAGCGCACGATTTGCGACTACATCGCAGGCATGACAGATCGCTATGCCATCGAAGAACACCAAAAACTGTTTAATCCCTTCGAAAGACCCTAA
- a CDS encoding TetR/AcrR family transcriptional regulator — MTRDSILDAAAQVIRRKGFHGASMSDIAEAVNLQKASLYHHVASKQEILLALLDRALGMLTDHIAAISSQAIPADEKLRQMIRGYLSVLAENADLTAVLLFEHRSLDKKSHVRHVPHRDTFEVLWRDVLNEGVREKVFNCKDTGMAVRALMGVMNWTLTWYRPNGGKSIEQIADEYADLFLKGLLK; from the coding sequence GTGACCAGAGACAGCATCCTTGACGCCGCAGCACAGGTGATACGCCGGAAGGGGTTTCATGGCGCATCCATGTCTGACATTGCAGAGGCGGTCAACCTGCAAAAAGCGAGTTTGTATCACCATGTTGCATCCAAGCAGGAGATATTGCTTGCGCTTCTTGACCGCGCCCTTGGCATGTTGACTGACCATATCGCCGCAATCTCCTCCCAAGCTATTCCCGCAGATGAAAAACTCAGGCAGATGATCCGTGGATACCTTTCCGTGCTCGCCGAAAACGCCGACCTGACCGCCGTCCTGTTATTCGAGCATCGCTCCCTCGATAAAAAATCCCATGTCCGCCATGTTCCTCACCGTGACACATTTGAGGTGCTGTGGCGGGATGTGCTTAACGAGGGGGTCCGCGAAAAGGTTTTCAATTGCAAGGACACGGGCATGGCGGTCCGCGCACTGATGGGCGTGATGAACTGGACTCTGACCTGGTATCGCCCCAATGGCGGCAAATCCATTGAGCAGATCGCCGATGAGTATGCGGACCTGTTCTTGAAAGGATTGTTGAAGTAG
- a CDS encoding acyl-CoA dehydrogenase family protein, with amino-acid sequence MYSFEPNEEQQMLIDAVGKYAENDLRPAAHDAEESCNLQKKLVSKGWELGFLQASTPEAYGGFGERSAVTGVLALEEMAYGDLAGALAVLAPSLFATPILLGGSEEQKQGYLPKIVGGDWAPYTAALMEMSFDFDPNALKTSAKADGDNYTLNGEKIFVPFAKDAEAIMVYANLDGVTQGFIVSKGSAGLYVSEDREKVMGLNALPMYRVRLENVSASRLGGASGHDFGLVLSAMRIASASAAVGVARSSFEYSKNYAKEREAFGVKIAQKQAIAFMLAEMATEIEAMRLLTWEAAWKLDNNKEDAHTAAYFAQTGAADMVMMVTDRGVQIYGGHGYIRENPVELLLRNGRGFATLLGLVIV; translated from the coding sequence ATGTATTCATTCGAACCCAATGAAGAACAACAGATGTTGATCGACGCAGTGGGGAAGTACGCCGAAAATGATTTGCGTCCCGCCGCGCACGACGCTGAAGAAAGCTGTAACCTGCAGAAGAAACTTGTCAGCAAAGGCTGGGAGCTTGGCTTTTTGCAGGCATCCACCCCCGAAGCCTACGGGGGATTTGGTGAACGCAGTGCGGTCACTGGCGTTCTGGCGCTCGAAGAGATGGCTTACGGCGATCTGGCAGGCGCGCTGGCTGTGCTTGCGCCATCACTTTTCGCCACGCCCATTTTGCTTGGCGGAAGTGAGGAACAGAAGCAGGGATATCTCCCCAAGATCGTCGGCGGCGACTGGGCTCCCTACACCGCCGCGCTTATGGAAATGAGTTTCGACTTCGACCCCAACGCACTCAAAACATCCGCCAAGGCTGATGGCGACAACTACACCCTCAACGGCGAGAAGATTTTTGTCCCATTCGCCAAAGACGCCGAAGCCATAATGGTGTATGCCAACCTCGATGGCGTCACGCAAGGTTTCATCGTCTCGAAGGGAAGCGCGGGTTTGTATGTTTCTGAGGATCGCGAAAAGGTGATGGGGTTGAATGCACTGCCCATGTACCGCGTCAGACTCGAGAATGTATCCGCCAGCCGACTCGGCGGCGCTTCCGGTCATGACTTTGGGCTGGTCCTGTCTGCGATGCGTATTGCCTCCGCCTCAGCCGCCGTGGGTGTCGCGCGCTCGTCGTTCGAGTATTCCAAAAACTACGCAAAAGAACGCGAAGCTTTTGGTGTGAAGATCGCGCAAAAACAAGCCATTGCATTCATGCTGGCGGAAATGGCAACCGAGATCGAAGCCATGCGTCTGCTCACATGGGAAGCCGCGTGGAAACTTGATAACAATAAAGAGGACGCTCACACCGCTGCCTACTTCGCCCAAACTGGCGCCGCCGACATGGTGATGATGGTCACAGATCGCGGTGTGCAGATCTACGGCGGTCACGGTTACATCCGCGAAAACCCCGTTGAATTGCTCCTGCGTAATGGCCGTGGATTTGCGACGCTACTCGGCCTGGTTATTGTGTAA
- a CDS encoding acyl-CoA dehydrogenase family protein: MTIDFETPKPIAQMQTMLQSVAENMMRSTSREFDENEHAIPWDYVEFMHTAMRSMGGGGGLTVTDDKPKEGVEKRPPIGYQKLAAQIEMLSWGDVGYYLITPGGGLGAAAVQAAGTPEQKAKFLARFNDEKPTFAAMCMTEPGAGSDTSAIRARAVLDEKTNEWVINGEKIFVTAGDKSFTEYEKFGKGFVVVWASIDPSAGRAGMRAFVVESGTPGVKVTKLEHKLGIRASDTASISLADARVPFENILGSPTVEKSTTGFKGAMATFDATRPLVAASGLGVARAALEFLKEKLKENGVEIRYGLPRQKLTNIEREVIDMEIMLKSAWLMVLKAVWMADNKKPNALESSMSKVRAGDVGTKITQKAVEVLGPLGYSRESLLEKWFRDAKITDIYEGTGQINRLVVARQILGYSGAELR, translated from the coding sequence ATGACCATTGACTTTGAAACTCCCAAACCGATCGCCCAGATGCAGACCATGCTGCAATCAGTTGCTGAAAATATGATGCGTTCCACGTCTCGCGAATTCGACGAGAATGAACATGCCATCCCATGGGATTATGTGGAATTTATGCACACTGCCATGCGCTCGATGGGCGGCGGCGGCGGATTGACCGTAACAGACGACAAGCCAAAAGAAGGCGTGGAAAAACGCCCTCCAATTGGATATCAGAAACTTGCCGCGCAAATTGAAATGCTTTCGTGGGGCGATGTGGGATATTACCTCATTACTCCTGGAGGCGGGCTTGGCGCGGCGGCGGTACAGGCTGCTGGTACGCCTGAACAGAAAGCCAAATTTCTGGCTCGTTTCAATGACGAAAAGCCAACCTTCGCCGCCATGTGCATGACCGAACCCGGCGCGGGTTCGGACACGTCCGCGATTCGCGCGCGCGCTGTATTGGATGAAAAGACCAATGAGTGGGTCATCAACGGTGAAAAGATCTTCGTCACTGCAGGGGATAAATCCTTTACCGAATATGAAAAATTCGGGAAAGGTTTCGTTGTGGTGTGGGCGAGCATTGACCCGTCTGCGGGACGTGCAGGCATGCGCGCCTTTGTTGTCGAGAGCGGTACTCCGGGCGTGAAAGTCACCAAGCTGGAACACAAACTTGGCATCCGTGCCAGTGATACTGCTTCCATCTCCCTTGCGGATGCGCGTGTACCTTTCGAAAATATTCTCGGCAGCCCCACGGTGGAAAAATCTACAACAGGTTTCAAAGGCGCGATGGCAACCTTCGATGCGACAAGGCCTCTCGTGGCCGCATCCGGTTTGGGTGTGGCGCGAGCCGCGCTCGAATTCCTGAAAGAAAAACTCAAGGAAAACGGGGTCGAGATCCGCTACGGGCTTCCGCGCCAGAAATTGACCAACATCGAACGCGAAGTCATTGACATGGAGATCATGCTCAAGTCCGCATGGCTGATGGTGTTGAAGGCGGTCTGGATGGCGGATAACAAAAAGCCGAATGCGCTTGAATCTTCGATGAGCAAAGTGAGGGCGGGGGATGTCGGTACGAAGATCACGCAGAAGGCAGTTGAAGTTTTGGGTCCGCTGGGCTACAGCCGTGAATCCCTGCTCGAGAAATGGTTCCGCGATGCAAAGATCACCGACATTTATGAAGGCACGGGGCAGATCAATCGCCTCGTGGTGGCAAGGCAGATTTTGGGGTATTCGGGCGCGGAATTGAGGTAA